From Phragmites australis chromosome 5, lpPhrAust1.1, whole genome shotgun sequence, a single genomic window includes:
- the LOC133918836 gene encoding OPA3-like protein — MILPVAKLGTLLLKTMSKPIAGRLKAEASRHPKFRQLIINLAQANHRISTNIQRRIYGHSTNVEIRPLNEEKAVQAAADLIGELFVFSVAGAAVIFEVQRSARSEARKEEARKKEIEALRQKEDQLAQELLNMKQKLSELECLANSQGLSGVLFRSSSVPDQTKAT; from the exons atgaTACTTCCGGTGGCGAAGCTCGGGACGTTGTTGCTGAAGACAATGTCGAAGCCCATCGCGGGCAGGCTCAAGGCGGAGGCCAGCCGCCACCCCAAGTTCCGGCAGCTCATCATCAACCTCGCCCAG GCAAATCACCGCATCTCCACGAACATCCAAAGAAGAATTTATGGCCATTCAACTAATGTTGAGATTCGGCCATTGAATGAGGAGAAAGCTGTTCAAGCTGCTGCGGATCTTATTGGGGAGCTCTTTGTTTTCTCG GTTGCTGGGGCTGCTGTAATCTTTGAGGTGCAAAGAAGTGCAAGGTCAGAGGCCCGAAAAGAGGAGGCTCGTAAAAAGGAAATTGAG GCATTGAGACAAAAGGAGGATCAGCTAGCTCAAGAGTTATTGAACATGAAGCAGAAGCTTAGTGAGTTGGAGTGCCTCGCCAACTCGCAGGGTCTCTCTGGAGTCCTGTTCAGGAGCAGCAGTGTGCCAGACCAAACAAAGGCCACATGA
- the LOC133918835 gene encoding rac-like GTP-binding protein 7, producing MSTARFIKCVTVGDGAVGKTCMLISYTSNTFPTDYVPTVFDNFSANVVVDGNTVNLGLWDTAGQEDYNRLRPLSYKGADVFLLAFSLISKASNENIHKKWIPELRHYAPNVPIVLVGTKLDLREDKQFFLDHPGLAPISTAQGEELKRMIGAAAYIECSSKTQQNVKAVFDSAIKVVLCPPKPKKKSARKQSCWIL from the exons ATGAGCACGGCGAGGTTCATCAAGTGCGTGACGGTCGGCGACGGCGCCGTCGGCAAGACCTGCATGCTCATCTCCTACACCAGCAACACCTTCCCCACG GATTACGTGCCCACGGTATTTGACAACTTCAGCGCCAACGTCGTCGTCGACGGCAACACGGTGAACCTCGGCCTTTGGGATACCGCTG GACAAGAAGACTACAACAGGCTGAGGCCTCTTAGCTACAAAGGGGCTGATGTCTTTCTGTTAGCATTTTCCCTCATCAGCAAAGCGAGCAATGAGAATATTCACAAGAAG TGGATACCAGAGCTAAGACATTATGCTCCAAATGTGCCGATTGTGTTAGTTGGAACAAAGCTTG ACTTGCGTGAGGACAAGCAGTTCTTCCTGGACCACCCTGGTTTAGCGCCTATCTCTACTGCACAG GGCGAGGAGCTGAAGAGGATGATAGGTGCAGCAGCCTACATAGAATGCAGCTCCAAGACTCAACAG AATGTGAAGGCGGTGTTCGACTCCGCCATAAAGGTCGTGCTGTGCCCGCCGAAGCCAAAGAAGAAGAGCGCCCGGAAGCAGAGTTGCTGGATTCTATGA
- the LOC133917839 gene encoding uncharacterized protein LOC133917839 has protein sequence MPFAIFTPLLLLLFGPSSDNITFYNVSENEAFSLLLPDMHVKVLCGSSCGWLTLMDESTSVTLLKSFTGAHVELPPADEHVTTTSSSTRMSKVEGRWVLHPDNNYNNIIETSAITLDKKRHMFFNEIMLSMLPDIDSRECVAMVVLARSTELVFYRVKVDNAWMQLDTYLECSLDSFLYCKENFSSIDCTREISICRNITVNATPAAKLMPSLSPPAQLSHCSYMESIGELHMVSAMHDRRLEWCRVNNVSDLTLLVLKHFSDSFCGTSAPKYKRNNIYFTEPLYGDQYNMAIVWRPLTLLQAHQK, from the exons ATGCCGTTTGCGATCTTCACACCACTCCTGCTACTTTTGTTTGGCCCTAGCTCAGACAACATCACCTTCTACAATGTCTCGGAGAATGAGGCATTCTCCTTGTTGCTCCCAGACATGCACGTCAAGGTGTTGTGTGGTTCATCGTGCGGGTGGCTGACCCTGATGGATGAGTCCACGTCCGTGACGCTACTAAAATCGTTCACTGGTGCCCACGTCGAGCTCCCACCAGCCGACGAGCATGTCACAACGACGTCCTCCTCAACACGTATGTCTAAAGTGGAAGGGCGGTGGGTGCTCCATCCCGACAACAACTACAATAACATAATTGAAACAAGTGCCATCACGCTAGACAAGAAGAGGCACATGTTCTTCAATGAGATCATGCTCTCCATGCTGCCTGACATCGACAGTCGAGAGTGCGTGGCTATGGTTGTGCTCGCGAGGTCCACAGAGCTTGTGTTCTATCGGGTCAAGGTTGACAATGCGTGGATGCAACTCGACACCTACCTGGAATGCTCTTTGGACTCCTTCCTATACTGCAAAGAGAACTTCTCATCAATTGACTGCACCAGAGAGATCTCCATTTGCAGAAACATCACCGTCAATGCAACCCCAGCCGCGAAACTGATGCCATCACTATCGCCACCTGCTCAGCTCAGCCATTGTAGCTACATGGAATCAATCGGTGAGCTGCACATGGTCAGTGCCATG CATGATCGGAGGCTAGAGTGGTGCAGGGTGAACAATGTCAGTGACCTGACACTACTCGTGTTGAAACATTTCAGTGACAGTTTCTGTGGAACAAGTGCCCCCAAGTACAAGAGGAACAACATCTACTTCACTGAGCCTTTGTATGGGGATCAATACAACATGGCCATCGTTTGGAGACCATTGACATTGCTACAAGCACATCAGAAGTAA